From the genome of Lotus japonicus ecotype B-129 chromosome 6, LjGifu_v1.2, one region includes:
- the LOC130724504 gene encoding uncharacterized protein LOC130724504 isoform X5, protein MKPFEQPFHILGCFFVTFVTFDCGYKNQQESLHFSPINLLSFESFHFLSNSFYLAHLNIHNLYSYARNISLWILQQHHFCTRRSSIKFCLYCFHSSNVLSSKYVSFLHFMYFFTVSLCPKNDSLGSTILFYFVLLIVGRKQGFCLPTDPSRESEARRKKTVKGKIALSNYGVRKGKV, encoded by the exons ATGAAACCCTTTGAGCAACCTTTTCACATTCTTGGTtgtttttttgttacttttgtGACTTTTGATTGTGGTTACAAAAATCAGCAAGAGTCTCTTCATTTTTCTCCCATAAATTTAttaagttttgagtcttttcatTTCCTTTCAAATTCTTTTTATCTTGCCCATCTTAATATCCATAACCTATATTCATATGCAAGAAATATCTCCCTCTGGATTCTCCAACAGCACCATTTCTGCACAAGAAGATCTTCCATCAA atTTTGCCTCTATTGTTTCCATTCTTCCAATGTACTATCTTCAAAAtatgtaagtttcttgcattttatGTACTTTTTTACTGTTTCATTGTGTCCTAAAAATGACTCTTTAGGTAGcaccattttattttactttgtaCTGTTGATTGTGGGGAGGAAGCAGGGGTTTTGTCTCCCAACAGATCCGTCTCGAGAAAGCGAAGCGAGAAGGAAGAAAACGGTGAAGGGCAAGATCGCTCTCTCCAACTATG